In Brassica napus cultivar Da-Ae chromosome C2, Da-Ae, whole genome shotgun sequence, the sequence tttatcatcgattttacgtgggcccgtctttcgtttcgtcgcaaggcccaagcaaattaacgaggatatacagaggcccgtgttttatttaacgtcgttcttgcgacgatttttgtttttatcatcgattttacgtgcaaatagcgaggctttttttgctaacccctaaaatcttaaaccccaaacctcaaaccctatctttcttatctccaaacctcaaaccctatctttcttatatttcttatctaatacttcatatatttctaaccctttaacttcaatatatatatttttttgaatttgaaaggtttaatacgttggaaaacaattttacaaattttgaatttgacgtatcacacaacaaatcaaacacacgctacaaatcatatatgaaaggtttaaaaaaaaaaaaaaagagaagaagatatttgaatacaaatgatgtagatttatgtgggctacacttacgtatctcgtcatatgtgtttccaatatctttcttctctttttttttttaagtttatataaaattaaaaattaatttttttttagtttatatgaagtaggatggggagttttagggtttgcacatttggggtttagggatttgggtttcatgttagtttagggtttatatttaccgacgaattaacgacgaaaagtaaaataaaaaagctaacctcgctcattccacgtaagttaacgaggctcttacgacgttttggtcttacgtggaataagcgaggtccgcttttttaattataaatcgtcgCTTAGTCCACGTAAGttacgaggctcttacgacgtttactgttaccgtggaatatgcgaggtaatgtattattaatcgtcgtaaaattcccgtgagataacgtggaaagtacgacgactgtctctaaacccctaaaacgaaaccccaaatcccaaaccacatcttctttatcttctacttcatatatcaaacacttctatcctttaacctcaagcaattcattctaatccaaaccgaaaattataaaaacacaattcctttacttataattaatgtcgatatcttatttataaataaactcccattatctttaattatatataataaatcaaactcatacaaatatgaaatacattaatcggattcatcgacattctcgtcatcacttgaaacatcatcatttacatgaaactcgtcttcaacagcttcctccgtgggatcttcggtaagatcttcatactcgtgattatgcggatcaatgagaaggatgtcatcaatttcttgttcaggttcatgaacttcatttatttgttcttcttgcaatggtggttcttctcctacgatgattcgtcctcgaggtgtaactttgatcacggctaaccaatttatacccgactctctcatccgtgggtatggaaggaagctaacttggtctgcttgtgaagctaagatgaagggctcgaatttgttgtacctccggccaccgttgacatctactacaccgaatttgttcaaccgaacacctctattgacgacggggtcgaaccattcacacttgaagaggacgcattttagcttcaatatccctgggaattcgacttcaataatctccgtcaagattccgtagaaatctgtttctcctttcacacaaattccatagttactggttgcccgctgtttaccatactcatatgtgtgaaaagtatagcctcgtgtgaaatacatctgtgatgtggtgacctttacaagtggagattgaattacttcgtgtaaccacttaggataatctgcatcgtcgtcataatcaacctatttaaaaataaaaagaacgttgaaatacaaatcattcatgtatgaaaattttaaaagtatttgattaatacctgattcttcaaccacttaacaaagtgttgatcttttcttttgtctacgtcacttgtggatataccaggaaatgtttctttgacttgtgaaacaaacatgctgtaaattcacattttacatgaattaatctctctcaattatataatgtatactcaatttaagttacctttcaaaataacgcatcaatggatcctcgcaattgagtagaatataggtgtgtgcactatgagcgtcttcttcactcgaccaccaaacctgttttgatttcccaccaagtcgtccaatctggctaaagatttctggaacaccaacaactgcatatgtgggcgcaacgccaccatcatcatatcttcttggagctcttcttcgggtacgtacttttgacgcaaagtagtacgatgtgaagtgagaaacttcttctgtcaaacttccagcaattatagaaccttcaactttggcgaggttctttgcttttcccttcaaatatttcatggctcgctcgtactgatacatccatccgtaatgtaccggtccacgaagcaatgcctcatatgggaggtggatagctagatgctccatcacgtcaaaaaagcctggaggaaatatcttctccaagttgcacaataagataggaatgttctcctgaagctgttctacgacttcttctttaagagtgcgtgtgctcaaatccctgaaaaatgctccaatgcctattccaaaaacaattaaacacattgttagtcaaatactattattgtaaactaaaccaatttaatattattgtcctattgtaaactacctgcaagtgcttcatgtacgtttgttgcaagtagctccgcaaatgcaaatggcagaagtcgttgcataaagacatgacaatcatgactcttcatcccggagaacttttgacccttttcaacacatcttgaaagatttgaaacatacccatcagggaacttcacttctgatgccacccaattgaacaaaaccgactttttttctgaagacaatctaaaaattggaacgggaacttggccattgctttttatatgtaactcacttcttgagcaaatatccggcaagtccaacctcgattttatgttgtcttttgtcttccctgggacattcaatattgtattcatgatgttctcaaagaaattcttctctatatgcatcacatcaaggttgtggcgcagaagaagatccttccaatatggtaactcccaaaatatactcttcttgtgccagttgtgatgaacaccgtaagaatcaggcatattacgagggacatgccaattaccaccccagcgaactgtttcgttagctccgtagtagtcgatttgcgcttcaatttgttctccagttagatatggaggaggagtgtctctcacaacctttttgtgcctaaacaaattcttgtttcttcggtacggatggccaactggaagaaatcgacggtgacaatcgaaccaacttgtctttctaccattcttcagttgaaatgcatctgtcgttccattacaatatggacaagctaatctcccatgtgtagtccatccagacaacatcccataggcaggaaagtcacttatggtccacaaaagcatagctcgcatcgtaaaattcttcttcgttgagcagtcatacgtcctcacccctgttgaccacaaatccttcaactcttttatcagtggttgtaggaaaacatcaagtgacctttttggatgcttcggaccgggtattaatatggtcaagaataaaaactcctgttgcatgcacatctccggtggcaggttgtatggcgtaagaaagacaggccacaatgaatattgtctccctgacattccaaatggactaaatccatctgtgcataatccgaggtacacattccggctattgctagcgaaattcggatgtactttgttaaaatgtttccaggctcttgcatctgatggatgagtcatctcaccatccgtctgagtatgctcggcatgccacctcatctttccagcagtctgctccgattggtacaatcttttcaatctatctgtaattggtaggtaccacatcctttggtacggtaccctattacgtccccttccttgcggcttgaatcgtggtttcttgcagaatcgacattcttccaacttctcatcatctccccagtagatcatgcagttgtcgatgcaaacatctatcatctccgaaggcaacccaagactataaaccagtttctgaatctcataataagaatcagcagactcattgtcttccggcaaatactctttaaataaatctgcccattcgttcatgcaactttcaggtagattgtgatcagttttaatattcatcattctagcagccaatgacaatttagagagaccttctctacaaccactgtaaagtggttgatttgccgcatctaacatttcataaaacttttttgaatctatgttaggttcttcatcttcatcatcatgagctacgaatgcatcagttaccatatcatgaaccctatcataatctaccatcggctgatcctcctgatggtaactatgtgcattatgcaattgatgatcaaccggttcttcttgaaagttgctattactactactagcttcattctgatcataactataaccttctccatgttgaaaccagatataataatttggcgtgaaacctctatttactaaatgcttccaaacattttcacgatttgccaactttgaattgttacatttcctacaaggacagaatattttaccgctttcttgggcgagcggtgtagaatctgcttgatgcataaaacgctccaacccagcaagatattctttcgtcactctcccgttagcatctctatgcatatacatccacctccgcaactcgaaaatatttcccaagcccgacatttttttcacgttttttttcttgttggtgtgcttaaaattatgttcaaacctccatatatatagaaaattttcgaatctggtagttgaattttgctaggaatttacgacgaaaaattaGGTAGgtcaaaaaaaacgtgttaagttggtggatttctcgttctttcctcgtaagttatttcctcgtaaaaatcatgctaaaattacgacgaatttgcgacgaaacacatttttctcggaaaaaccacgtcaacttacgacgattctacgaggaaaagagttactcggtattttacaaggccattacgaggaaactttatttcctctcaatttcatcgttaagtcatcgtaatttcacgaggaatagttttcctcgttaaatttccttgctaaaactgtgttttcttgtagtgaagctttatattactttaaaaatgttaaaaaataataacaaatgttgttaacaaaagatatttcaactaaatcataaaataatatatatatataatagaacacaaaaacatcatagttttagatatacatgtttttaagtcgggtacaaatcggttcttatcgggtcggatctattcgggtcggttattttcgggtccgggtctattcgggtcggttccttttgggttccggttctttcgggtaaaaaaaatttagacccaaaaggtatttgtaaattttcggtCAAGTTCCGAGTCGGatatttttgggtcggttccggttTGGGTCTTCGGGTCGAGGTTAAAATGCCCGGGCCCAGTAGGAAGCATGACATAATAATAACtcggtttaaaatttttttgatacttattatatttttctcttttccgTTTTTTTCCGCCAATTTCTCATCATTTATCTCGTGTTTTAAATTCACTCAAATAGCAATCTCTCACCTTCACTTTCTACGCAGTAACCTTCTCCTTCACTCTTCACCTCCATGTATAAAATAAATTCGACCTGTCAACAACATTTCACAAGTCTCTTCTTCCAAATCCCAAAGTCCAACAAGCCTTCGAAGGAAGACTCAAGAAGAACTTAAAAATCTCTTGCCGTACATAACTATGTCTCGACTATGGAAGAAACCGAAATCTGGTCGGCTCTCGAGATTCATGTCGGAATTTCAACAATCTCCTAAACTGGCGGGTCTTTGGTTGTTGAAACCGGCTTTCCAGCTTCTCTGATCGACCTCTTCTTCAAAAACCGCGATCGCCTAAAAATATCATCCTCTAAAACTAAACGCATCCAACGCCAGACTCAGACCGCTCCAAACGCGTCTTCGCCAATTAATTCAGACGTGAGTCTACAAAAGCCCGTCGCCAGGAAACCCGTTCGGAGTAAGATCGAAAACGTTAATCTCGTCGACCGAGGATTAACAGCAGAGAAGAATAAACCCACAAGTCACAAAAGCGGTTGACCGGGTGATTGTGGTCTTTTGTGACTTGTGGTCGAGTGGTAAGGAGACGGGACTGAGACGCCAACACGTTTCAGGTTCGATCCACCTGCTGCGCGAAACTAAGTCACAATTATACTGGTCAACTAACACGGATATGGGCATATGCTTTAGggcccatttgaatacccggagAGAGGGTCTATCCGTGGACTGCACCTCCCCTTGGAGATTAGTCTGGGCCTCTCCATGGGCCTGGGATACCCCAAGTTACAAAAGCGGTTGCGTTTGCAGCGGTGGAAACGTTGCGTTTATGTTGATGGCGTTTAGGGTACTTATAGTAGTCGTGCTCACATTGAACACCAAGAAGAAGCTCACCACTGGAATCACTCTCACTGCCTTCGCGCTTCTCTTAGCAGAGCTCGTGGCAGCGCGTGTTGTCACACGTTTCAAGCACTGCAACACCGACGTACCGAGACAAAAGCCACCCAGCTCAGCACACGTCGAAAACGAGATTTTACGCGAAAAGGTTGAAACTTTTAATGATTCCAAGGATGAAACAGAGCCTATAGCTGTAACAGAAAACTCGAGTTCGAAAGATTTAAGGGTTCGTGAGCTCTTGTTAAAGGATGAGAAGTCGTCAAGTAAAAGTTCGAAACTCAAATCGAAGATCATGAAGAAGTTAAGGAGTTACagtaagaaaaagaagaaaacgactgtgatcaaagaagaagagactTTGAGTGATGTCTCAAGCTTGGTTTCAAAGAATAAATCAGATATAATCGAGTCTGCGAGAGACGAAGAAAAGTCGCGTCCACCATTGATAGAATCAAAAGGAGATAGCATGAATGGGATTGTTGTGATCGTGATTGTTCTTACTGGTCTGTTAAGTGGAAAGATCGTAGCTATCGGTCTGACACTATCCTGTCTGTATCTCAGATTAGGAACAGCCAAAAATTTCTGATCATTGATCAGTGGTGGTTAATGTACATTTTTCTTACTTATGATTTAGATATTAGTCCATCGATTTTTTGGGTTTACGTTTAATAGTTGGAATAATACTTTTCCTTATGAACCAATAACGTATTCTTAATATTGTTTAATGTGTATAAATTAGTCTAGagatttgattaaatttttattaacgcttctatataaaaaaatatggagtgtaaatttcaaaaaaatgatgatgatgatgatgatgatgatgatgatgatgatgatgatgatgatgatgatgatgatgatgatgatgatgatgatgatgatgatgattattattattattattattattattattattttttttttgatatcaacaaaagaaaacagactcatatagactatGTTAACCAAGAGGGtagctctgcatccatgtgaacgacgaacgAAGGTTGAATTCTTGCACTCCGTGCTAGTTTGTCCGCCTGTGTGTTatgcgttcttggtacatagatgatctcCGAGCTCTGAAATCCAGTACTAAGGGTCTTTATATCTGTCAAGTAGTTTGCAaacgctggccattcttctggttccgaaaccatcttcaccaattgagaaaaATCTGTTGCAAATGTGACCCGAAACAGCCGCAAATTCcgcatacattccattgccaaGATTAGTGATTCAAACTCTGCATGGAGAGGTGATAGACTAGCTCTGGTGTTTCTTGCACCCATCAAACCATCAAATCCTGGTAAGGTgctataccatccttgtcccGAGAAGTTATCATTTGCCTTCCATGAGCCATCAGAGAAGCACCATCTGCCCGGTCTCACCGTTATGGGAGCCATATCTCTCTGGTGTGCGTCATGTGACTCAGGAGTCACCTGTGCATCAGCCCACATAAAAGATTCTGTCTCGGCCTTCCCGAGAGTATCTCGAGGATCAATATCCATATTACTAAATACCATACTATTCCTTACTTTCCATATGTACCAAAGTATCCACGCAAAGtgatgatcatccatctttgggataactcgccaaaatagatgatccatatttgcgTAGAGTGATTCCGTTGGAAAGATTGCAGGATTAGATGGAATCTTAGAGAGCGCCCATGTCTGAATTGCCGGTGGACATTCAAAATAgacatggtttatagattccTCTGGAGCACCACATCGAGCGCAACAAATATCTCCTTGCATCCCTCTTGTATGCAAATTTTTCCTAACCGATAGACATCCAGATAATATTTGCCACAGAAAATGTCGTATTTTCGATGGGCATCGAGTTTTCCAGCAGAAGGACTTGAGTGAGTCTACCGTGGGTCTGTAGGTCTCTGCCTGAGATTGCTGATCTGGGTATACCCGCTCCACCTGATAACCTGATTTAACCGTATACCGTCCATTTTTCGAAAAGTGCCATCCATCTCTATCTGCCATCTGAGACCTACTCAGTGGTATACTTGTAATGATTTTCACGTCTTCCGGATCCACCAAGGTGTGAAGAGCATGTAAATTCCATGAGGGTGAGACTGGATCTATGAGCGAGTCAACTGTAAGGTCCAGGTAAAAAGAAGATTGATTTtgatttgctggtctcgggcgagtggttgggagccatgggTCATTCCATACGGATATGGTTGACCatgatcccacccttttgattagtcctttgcttaccagagatatAGCGGAAATAATACTCCTCCACCCATAGGATGGGGAGTAGGAAAGAATCGGATCCAGGGGTGATGCATTCCTGTAGTACCGACCCTTAAACACACGGGCAAATAATGTGTTCGGCTTTTCAATGAGTCGCCATAACTGTTTACCCAGCATTGCTGTATTAAAATCCGTTATGTCCTTAAAACCCAGACCACCCTGTTCCTTAGGCGCACAAACTTTATCCCAGGATTTCAGTGCATACTTCTTGTGCTTCCCCCAGGGCTCCACCAAAATCTAGCCACAACACTGGTAATTTTCTTCGTGTTTTCTTTGGGCAAGCGGTAACACGACATCACATGATTCGGCATCGCAGTGACTACCGATTTAATTACTACCTCCTTTCCCTCCTTAGTAAAATACCGAAAGTCCATCCATTAACCCGAGAGCTTACTCTATCCTGTACGAATCCGAAAATTTGGATCTTTGATCCACCCACATTTTCTGGGAGACCCAAGTAAGTACCCATACCACCAACATTCTGTATTCCTAAGATATCCCGCATCATCTGTCGTCTTGAATcctcaatcttatgtccaaactGAATGGACGATTTTTGGAAATTAATCAATTGTCCAGATACTGCAGCATAATCCTGGAGGATCCTGAGAATAGTTTGATACTCTGCCTCTTGTGCTTTGCAGAAGAATAGACTGTCATCTGCAAAGAGGAGGTGAGATATCGAAGGACAAACACGAGCCACCTTCATCCCAGTCAACTGTTTCTCTCGTTCCACTTTTTTAATATTCGCAATGAGCGCCTCTGtgcataatataaataaatagggGGATAACGGATCTCTCTGTCTTAAGCCCTTTTGTGGATAATAAGACCCCTTGGTTGACCATTGAGTAATACTCTATATTGAACCGATGATATACAGGCCATCATAAGTTTGACCCAATGAGTATCAAATCCCATCTTCAGCAAGATTGCCTGGATAAAATCCCATTCAAGCCTGTCATACGCCTTACTCATATCTGTCTTGATGGCCATAAATTTACCTTGACATGCCTTGTTGGCCCTCAAACCATGAAATATTTTCTGTGCTATAAGGATATTATCCGAGATTAGGCGTCCTGCCACAAAGGCTGATTGAGTTTCTGATATAAGCGATGGTAAACATATCTTCAGCCGTTGGCATAATAccttagaaataattttatacccaACATTACATAGGTTTATGGGCCTTAATTCCGTCATCCTTGTCGGCCTTTCTGTTTTTGgaatcatacatatattagtaATGTTTAACCGTGTATCCAGTTCCCCGGTAAGCAGAAAATTATTTACCAACTCCACCAAATCTGTCTTAATGATGTGCCATGAATGTTGAAAGAATAATGCAGTCATTCCATCAGGGCCTGGGGTTTTGCCTGGGTGCATCATAAACAGAGCTTGACGTATCTCTTCTTCAGTAGCTAGTTTTAATAACCACCCATTGGTCTGCGTAGAGATAGATGGTTGTACTTCTGATAAAAAATTGTCAAAAGCCGTTGGAGAGGTAGTAGTGAACAGCTCATCAAAGTAATTCACTGCTACCTTCTCCACTCCCTCATCATCCATTATCCAGTTACCATCAGCATCATGTAGTCCAACAATTCTATTTCTCACCCGACGTTGCATTGTCAATGCATGATAAAATTCTGTATTGCGGTCCCcagatgaataccacatattcCTACTTTTTTGAAACCAATAGTCCTCCTCATCCATGTATGCCTCTTGTAACTTCCTAGAGACCTCCAGGATATCCTCCTGTGACCTGTTATTATCCATCTGAACCTCCTCCAGAGCTTTTTGTAGCTCATTTATTTTATCCTTTCCGAAAGGGGGATTGTCCTTTCTCCATTTTGCGATTTCATGTCTACAGTTGCTAATCTTTGTGACAAAAGGTTCTGGTTGGGAACAATTTTGTTCCTTCCAGCCGGAGGTGATAGCCTCTAATAAGCCATCCTGTCCGATCCAACGTTTGTCAAATTTAAACTGTCCTTTTCTCCTCACTACTTTGTCTTCCAGATAAGCCACTACCGGTCGATGATCCGATGCCACCATACGGAGGTATTCCGTGTATGAACATGGGAATAGAGTGTGCCATTCCTCATTTGCCAGGGCCTGATCCAATCGACAGCGAACCATCACTGCACCCACTCCCTTACCCCTCCGTCCTTGCCAAGACAATTTATTCCCACGTGCTAGGAATTCTAATAGTCCACTATTCCGAATCATAGTATTAAAAGGAACGAAAGAATCAGGGTTCCTCATCGCCCCTCCATCCTTTTCATGATTACCAGTGATCTCATTGAGATCACCTATCACAAACCAAGGTTCAGAGCGCGCAAGCCCAAACCGAGTTAACCTTTCCCATATATGTTCCCTTAATTCCTGTACTGGATCCCCGTAAACAAAAGTGATGTAAACTCTTCTTCCAAGAGCCACTGCTTCCACATCTATCATCCTATTACTTGTGTAGGAGATTGTGACCTCAAATTCATTATTATAGTACAGGGCTAAGCCCCCACTTCTGCCAATGGGATCCACCGTAACCAGGTTATCATAGCCAAAATGTGCTTGAAAGTCCTGCATAAACTCCAGGTCTTGCTTTGTTTCagacaaaaataagaaatccGGTTTATGTTTGTGCCAAATCTCCCTGAGATAGCTAATAGCCCATTTACTACCAGCTCCTCGACAATTCCAACTTAATATTCTCATATATTTAATTGGTAAATACTCCATAGAGCTAAATAAAAGTAGGATTGAAGAGTCCCAGCTCCGTAATATGCCAACTCATTCCCATtccaaaaattatatatctcTCAACGGTAATGCTTCCCCTTCTCCCCTCCGGTATGAGTGTCAAGTAGAGATAATATACCTTGTCCATCAGCGTAGCAAGGTAGTCCATAGCCATATCCATTGTGACACATAAACCAATGCCCAATCGCAGACCTACGTAAAATCAGGCCCATATCATAGTGACAATACATTCTCACAATAGGCAAATTTAACCACCACGATCCGTTAATCCAATTCCACATTATTAGCCAGAAACACGACTGGTTTAAGGAGGCCAGTTTATGGATCTGATGATCCTGTGTCACTTCCACGTGCGTGAAACAACTTATTCTCCATAGGCACACACATAATACTACTCCCATCATACTAATAACCATATAACAACATTGAAAATAAACAACCACTCCCACCATTATCCGAAGATACTCTTTTCCTTTCCACCCCTCTCCTTTCCACAGATAGATAGTAGGAACGAGTTATGTTTCGACTCAACGGTGGATTTCAAGGGCATGGAATATTACGAAGGGGAAGAGGTGCTTGTAACGCTCAAGTATGAGAGCCTATTTGGACACTGCTCATTGTGTGCGAGCTTATGCCACGCAATGGAGGTCTGTCCTCTTAACCCGAACCCGGTGAAGCCATCGGAGAGCAAAGATCTAGGAGCTGGGAAACACGAGGAACGGGCTAGAAGTTACAAAGGAGTGGTGATCAATGGGGATAATGGTCAGAGTGAGAAGGACAAGGAGTGGAGAAGACCGCCAGGGAAAGGAAAAGGCAAGGTCCATGAGGGGCAGGAAGCTAAATGGGAACGGGTCCCTGATCGTGGGAGCAAGCGATCATCGACGTACCGTCAACACAATAAAGCTGATGAGGGAAGTTCACGCCACCGAGGAGCTCGGTGGGAAACAACAAGACGTCAGGAAGAGGATGCGAGATCTTGCTACAATCAGGCCCCGAGGAGGGAACGCACTCCTTTACGTAGATCAGGAGAGAATTCACGTGAGGAGGGAGAGTTCCGTAGGAGTGGCAATGTGAAGGAGGTTCCTTCACAGGTAGTGACTCAACCAGCAGGGGCGGGGTTGGAGCAGATGGCAGTACCCGTCTCTGAATCCGCAAAAATAACCACGGATACAACTGGTGTGGAGAACGGTCTGGACTTGGTGGATGAGATGTTAGCAGATGGGCTTCATACTTTGGACCTGTTCGGTTCCAACGAGGGCTTAGAGTGGGCAGGGGAGGAAGAGGAACCAGGAGATGAGGAATTACATGAAGACGGTCTTGATGCTTTGATGGCGTCTATGGAGCAACCGTTAACCAAAACAGATAGTGAGGCCAAGGAAACTATCACGGGGGATGGGACTATCCAGATAGAAGGCAATGGACATCAGAGCAATGAGAGGGGAACAAAGGAGGTGCAGGTGGAGACGAAAACCAGCACGCACAAACCCGCAGGCCTGCCCAACATTGG encodes:
- the LOC106399030 gene encoding uncharacterized protein LOC106399030 → MDMAMDYLATLMDKDFQAHFGYDNLVTVDPIGRSGGLALYYNNEFEVTISYTSNRMIDVEAVALGRRVYITFVYGDPVQELREHIWERLTRFGLARSEPWFVIGDLNEITGNHEKDGGAMRNPDSFVPFNTMIRNSGLLEFLARGNKLSWQGRRGKGVGAVMVRCRLDQALANEEWHTLFPCSYTEYLRMVASDHRPVVAYLEDKVVRRKGQFKFDKRWIGQDGLLEAITSGWKEQNCSQPEPFVTKISNCRHEIAKWRKDNPPFGKDKINELQKALEEVQMDNNRSQEDILEVSRKLQEAYMDEEDYWFQKSRNMWYSSGDRNTEFYHALTMQRRVRNRIVGLHDADGNWIMDDEGVEKVAVNYFDELFTTTSPTAFDNFLSEVQPSISTQTNGWLLKLATEEEIRQALFMMHPGKTPGPDGMTALFFQHSWHIIKTDLVELVLCQRLKICLPSLISETQSAFVAGRLISDNILIAQKIFHGLRANKACQEALIANIKKVEREKQLTGMKVARVCPSISHLLFADDSLFFCKAQEAEYQTILRILQDYAAVSGQLINFQKSSIQFGHKIEDSRRQMMRDILGIQNVGGMGTYLGLPENVGGSKIQIFGFVQDRVSSRVNGWTFGILLRRERR